From Nocardioides faecalis:
CGTAGTCGGGCTCCTCGGCGCCCGGCTGCGGGGCGCGGGACTGGCCCGGCTGCGTCGGCGCCGGCGGGGGAGCCGGGTACGACGCCTGCTGCTGCACGGGAGCCTGCTGCGGCACGGGAGCCTGCTGCGTGGGAGCCGCCGGCTGGGCGGCAGCAGGCTGGTACGGCGCCTGGGCGTAAGCCGGCTGCGCGATGACCGGCTGCTGCTGCGGGGCGGGTGCCTGCGGAGCCGGGGCCTGGGGTGCGGGTGCCTGGGGAGCCGGTGCCTGGGGAGCCGGCGTGCCGGTCGGGGCGCCGCTGACGGCTGTGCCGCGGGTGCGCACCTGGCCGGCGGTCCACAGGTCCTTCGTGACCGGCGCCTGATGGTCGGGGGCCTGCAGCTGGGCGTCGACCCAGCGCTCGCGGGGGCGCCGGAGCAGGGTCTCGATGCGTGCGCGCAGCTCGCGGGGGCGGACCGGCTTGAGCAGGTAGTCGTCGGCGCCGGCGCCGAGTCCCTGGATCACGTCGATCTCGTCGGCGAGCGCGGTGAGCATCATGATGTACGTCCCGCTGAACTCCCGGATGCGCCGCGCGGCGGCGAACCCGTCCATGCCGGGCATCGAGACGTCGAGCAGCGTGACGATCGGGTTGAACTCGCGGACCGCCTCCACGCCGTCGGTGGCGTTGGCGGTGAGGACGGTCTCGAACCCGCTCTGGGTGAGCACGGCGTTCAGCAGGTGACGCACGTCCGCGTCGTCATCGACGATGACGACCAGAGGCATCGGAGGAGCGCCGGTACTGTCCATGGCCGCATCCTAGCGAGACGGGCCTCCCAGGTCCGTGCCTTGGGAGGTCCCGACCTCACCAGCCGGAGACCGCGGCCATCTGCAGTGCCCGCTCGACCCAGTACTGACCCGCCGGCGGCCCGCCGCCGCAGGTGCCGTCGCTCTCCCCGGGCGGCTTGATCCACAGGCGTGCGTCGAGCCGGGAACCGTCGTCGACCGCTTGGGGCTCCGGTCCGAAGGCGCGGCCCTCCGGGTTGCACCACTCGCCCGTCGCGCCGGCGCCGTTGCGGCCGGTGTCGACGACGTAGGCACCGCCGCCGAGGGAGTCGAGGATCTGCTCGGCGTACCTGCGCTCGTCCTCCTCGGGCTGGTAGGCGGAGACGTTCACCGCGATGCCGCGCGCCCGGTCGACCCGGATCGCACGCAGGATGTCGGCCATCTCCTGCGGGTCGCGCCAGTTCGAGTGGCCGGCCTCCACGTAGGTCGCCGGTCCCGGGGTGAGGATGTCGAGGGCCGCGGAGAGGATCCGCTCGCGCTGCTCGCGCAGGCCGCACTCCGTCGCCGACGCGATCGCGTCGGGCTCGAGGACGACGACGGAACCGGGGCCGGCGGCGGCGGTGAACTCCCGCACCCAGTCCAGGTACTGCCCCTCGTCGAGCCCGCCCGCCGACTCCAGGCCGGTGCAGTCGCGTTGCGGGATCCCGTACAGCACGAACACCGGCACCCGCCCGCCCTGCTCGGCCTCCCGGACGATCTCCTGCACGAAGGTGCCGATGCTGCCCAGGGGGTTGCGCTCGGGGACGAGCCAGACGCCGGTCGGGACGGAGGCGAGCCGTTCCAGGACCCGGCGGGTGCGCGCGGAGCCCGGGACCGCGGTGGCCGACGTGGCGGCTCCGGCGGCCGGCGAGCGCGGCCAGACGTAGAGCTGCTTGCCCGCGAACGGGTTGCTCAGCTGCGCGGAGCCGTCGGCGACCCAGGTGGGTGCGACCGGGCCGGGAGTCTCCACCACGACGACGGTATCGGGCTCGTCGTAGAAGGTGTGGGAGAGCCGCGCGGCGGCCAGCGCCAGCGCGAAGACGGCGATCCCGACCAGGGTCCAGCGCAGTCGCCGGCGGGGCGCCCGCGGAGCGGAGGAGGGGGCGCCAGGCATGCGCGCATCGTAGGCAGCCGCGACCAAGGCCCGCGAAAACCAAGGCGCGGTCAGGACATGGTCCTGTGCGCGCCCTGAGTGG
This genomic window contains:
- a CDS encoding glycoside hydrolase family 6 protein translates to MPGAPSSAPRAPRRRLRWTLVGIAVFALALAAARLSHTFYDEPDTVVVVETPGPVAPTWVADGSAQLSNPFAGKQLYVWPRSPAAGAATSATAVPGSARTRRVLERLASVPTGVWLVPERNPLGSIGTFVQEIVREAEQGGRVPVFVLYGIPQRDCTGLESAGGLDEGQYLDWVREFTAAAGPGSVVVLEPDAIASATECGLREQRERILSAALDILTPGPATYVEAGHSNWRDPQEMADILRAIRVDRARGIAVNVSAYQPEEDERRYAEQILDSLGGGAYVVDTGRNGAGATGEWCNPEGRAFGPEPQAVDDGSRLDARLWIKPPGESDGTCGGGPPAGQYWVERALQMAAVSGW
- a CDS encoding winged helix-turn-helix transcriptional regulator, which translates into the protein MDSTGAPPMPLVVIVDDDADVRHLLNAVLTQSGFETVLTANATDGVEAVREFNPIVTLLDVSMPGMDGFAAARRIREFSGTYIMMLTALADEIDVIQGLGAGADDYLLKPVRPRELRARIETLLRRPRERWVDAQLQAPDHQAPVTKDLWTAGQVRTRGTAVSGAPTGTPAPQAPAPQAPAPQAPAPQAPAPQQQPVIAQPAYAQAPYQPAAAQPAAPTQQAPVPQQAPVQQQASYPAPPPAPTQPGQSRAPQPGAEEPDYVELPVQRSLNQPQRVDAWVNQSGLALNTATGEVTVDGRPVTLNPSEFALLATLIDSGRRVRSTANLVLTLRGESYVTTYYVNDGDKRAVKAHMTSLRRKIGDTGLTPRWIESVRGVGYRMTGD